One window of the Polypterus senegalus isolate Bchr_013 chromosome 18, ASM1683550v1, whole genome shotgun sequence genome contains the following:
- the acyp1 gene encoding acylphosphatase-1, which translates to MANNEKLTTVDYEVFGRVQGVFFRKYTQAEGKKLGLVGWVQNTEQGTVRGQLQGPNSKIQAMKAWLKNKGSPKSRIDKAEFSNEKDIQKLVFEDFTVRK; encoded by the exons ATGGCCAACAACGAAAAGCTTACCACAGTTGACTATGAAGTTTTTGGAAGAGTACAGGGAGTGTTTTTCCGCAAATATACTCAG GCTGAAGGGAAAAAGCTTGGCTTGGTTGGCTGGGTTCAGAATACAGAGCAGGGGACTGTAAGAGGGCAACTGCAAGGGCCTAACAGCAAGATCCAGGCAATGAAGGCATGGTTAAAGAACAAAGGCAGCCCCAAGTCACGCATTGATAAAGCAGAGTTCAGCAATGAGAAGGATATTCAGAAGCTGGTTTTTGAGGATTTTACTGTTCGTAAATAA